The proteins below come from a single Natrinema sp. SYSU A 869 genomic window:
- a CDS encoding helix-turn-helix transcriptional regulator, which produces MHDNDSRDLENPARADASPHNQLVTDGGEPSDTSRSSSDLHSDGGTRWTDLTAFQCDCLEAVARLERDDKRSHEAEIVRELEHANPELNRNRLYPNLTVLVGHGLLKRRERSTDDRVEYVPTAVGQALLRARVERLAETCELVVLDRTDDATARGAGDG; this is translated from the coding sequence ATGCACGACAACGATTCGCGGGACCTTGAAAACCCCGCTCGAGCAGACGCATCACCCCACAACCAACTCGTAACAGACGGTGGTGAGCCGAGTGACACGAGCCGATCCTCCTCAGATCTCCATTCTGACGGCGGCACTCGCTGGACCGACCTCACTGCCTTCCAGTGTGACTGTCTCGAGGCCGTCGCCCGCCTCGAGCGCGACGACAAGCGATCCCACGAAGCCGAGATCGTCCGCGAACTCGAGCACGCGAATCCCGAACTCAATCGCAATCGGCTCTACCCGAATTTGACGGTGCTCGTCGGGCACGGTCTCCTCAAGCGACGCGAGCGATCCACGGACGACCGGGTCGAGTACGTCCCCACCGCTGTGGGCCAGGCCCTCCTCCGAGCGCGCGTCGAACGCCTCGCGGAGACCTGCGAACTCGTCGTGCTCGATCGCACCGACGACGCGACCGCTCGAGGAGCTGGCGACGGATGA
- a CDS encoding M48 family metalloprotease: MTHNVRLRASLLSRMGLALAVLAVVSILIAVTAILAGGVLAWLASLVLVYVLETLLLPVLGGSYGLVHWTLTTPLPVVVGSGIVLLPILYYRPARTQIREFRTELGSTGAPASETHPELANAVRRLAQQADTPEPDVYVADRRRPESYAIGGRSSGTVIVTTGLVNRLSKGELEAVLAHELSHLINGDSRIMTLVLVPMLVAERVGSDDPPSWTVLVHQPLAYLAHVVLWALLTVATTIQRLGCQFGIAVLSRSRELAADRGAAELTGAPSNLASALETLADGRERPNEDKRSWAKSAGALDILPREAAVGSRGLFRTHPSTDTRIEHLETMVVERTSGGQ; the protein is encoded by the coding sequence ATGACACACAATGTCCGGCTGCGTGCGTCGCTGCTCTCCCGAATGGGCCTCGCACTGGCCGTGCTGGCAGTCGTCTCGATACTCATCGCCGTCACGGCGATCCTCGCGGGCGGGGTCCTCGCCTGGCTCGCGTCGCTCGTGCTCGTCTACGTGCTCGAGACGCTCCTCTTACCCGTTCTCGGCGGTTCCTACGGGCTGGTCCACTGGACGCTGACGACTCCCCTCCCCGTCGTCGTCGGGAGCGGAATCGTCCTGCTTCCGATCCTCTACTACCGGCCGGCCCGAACCCAGATCCGCGAGTTTCGGACGGAACTGGGGAGCACCGGTGCGCCGGCATCCGAAACCCACCCCGAACTGGCGAACGCGGTTCGCCGGCTCGCCCAGCAGGCGGACACCCCTGAACCGGACGTCTACGTCGCCGACCGACGGCGGCCGGAGTCCTACGCCATTGGTGGCCGCTCGAGCGGCACCGTTATCGTCACGACGGGACTCGTAAACCGGCTTTCCAAGGGAGAGCTCGAGGCCGTCCTCGCACACGAACTCAGCCACCTCATCAACGGCGACAGCCGCATCATGACGCTCGTCCTCGTCCCGATGCTCGTCGCCGAACGCGTGGGATCGGACGACCCCCCGTCGTGGACGGTGCTCGTCCACCAGCCACTCGCCTATCTGGCACACGTCGTCCTCTGGGCGCTCCTGACGGTCGCCACGACGATACAGCGACTGGGCTGTCAGTTCGGCATCGCCGTCTTATCGCGAAGTCGTGAACTCGCAGCCGACAGGGGGGCCGCGGAACTGACCGGTGCTCCGAGCAATCTTGCCAGCGCGCTCGAGACGCTCGCGGACGGCCGCGAGCGCCCGAACGAGGACAAACGCAGTTGGGCGAAGTCAGCCGGCGCACTGGATATCCTCCCGCGCGAAGCAGCGGTGGGGTCGCGGGGGCTATTCCGAACACACCCGAGTACCGACACGCGGATCGAGCACCTCGAGACGATGGTCGTCGAGCGAACGAGCGGCGGTCAGTGA